A window from Kluyveromyces lactis strain NRRL Y-1140 chromosome E complete sequence encodes these proteins:
- the VTC2 gene encoding vacuolar transporter chaperone (similar to uniprot|P43585 Saccharomyces cerevisiae YFL004W VTC2 and similar to uniprot|Q02725 Saccharomyces cerevisiae YPL019C VTC3 Vacuolar membrane proteins) has product MLFGVKLANDTYPPWRDSYIDYEKLKKLLKESVIRDSEMFNGSSSGRGKKGKKGKSNVDEYWSEKDESKFVSALDEELEKVYGFQTSAYNKIMNTLNRLEEETESEENLHTIDFQAFHQQLEECLSQAQELDNFQRLNFTGFTKIVKKHDKLHPGYPSVKSLLQVRLKSLPFHSEEYSPLLYKISYLYNILRNNFSSVSKSLANSSKLSSMPKNEQMSTQSFKFWIHQDNLMEVKTNILRRLPVLVYAQAPSENEDLIDRLESNLLNDDGGPAMSSSSNETDVGHLNKSFEPVISTLYFDNEFFELYNNKLLKTNSAPTLRLRWIGKLNDKPDIFLEKRMFVDNEDSSSTDFDETRIKLKPKFINGFIFNGDTEYKEMMLKKLKESGSSNDTTKKLENNFDSIQQFILENELQPVLRTLYQRTAFQIPGDDRVRITIDSDILYIREDSFDKDRPIRDPHHWHRSDIDSNVAHPLKLVRPGEYAKFPYSVMEIKVKTSASSIASSENALSVLAHGGNQVKWIADLANSHLVKEVPKFSKYVQGVASLFGDDEKLDMLPFWLPDLEFDIRKDPNQAYEEEKKKLERQQEHVAKMDKMKRLSVVAGGGDQSSPAAPSTSALNEEDEPEEDEESSEDEDSATLARNKGKSDARKQKHRHRHEPNIFNLLTGRDTTDSKLTGVDSEDEEIELPPGVKKPTSYIKNAGPVKVEAKVWLANERTFNKWLSVTTLLSVLTFSISSSVKKANMPFLAEWLTYIYFALTVFTGLWAYQTYINRINVIRARSGKHLDAPFGPLAVSVIVSTTLIINFVVAFRELIRNGHTDDPATPAFIASAVETIGRIAGP; this is encoded by the coding sequence ATGCTATTTGGTGTGAAGCTAGCTAATGATACTTATCCCCCATGGAGGGATTCTTATATCGATTatgagaaattgaaaaagttgttAAAAGAGTCCGTTATCAGAGACTCTGAAATGTTCaatggttcttcttctggcCGTGGGAAGAAGGGGAAGAAGGGGAAGAGTAATGTAGATGAATATTGGAGTGAGAAGGATGAATCCAAATTTGTTTCCGCGTTGGATGAGGAGTTGGAGAAAGTTTATGGATTTCAAACTTCTGCTTACAATAAGATTATGAATACCTTGAATAGgcttgaagaagaaactgaaagtGAAGAGAATCTACATACGATTGATTTTCAGGCGTTCCATcaacaattggaagaatgtTTGAGTCAGGCCCAGGAATTGGACAATTTCCAACGTTTAAATTTCACTGGTTTCACCAAGATTGTGAAGAAACACGACAAATTGCATCCAGGTTACCCATCTGTCAAGTCATTGTTACAAGTGAGATTAAAATCGTTACCGTTCCATTCGGAAGAATACTCTCCATTGTTGTACAAGATCTCTTATCTATACAACATCTTGCGTAACAACTTCTCATCTGTATCGAAATCTTTGGCTAACTCATCAAAACTTTCCTCTATGCCAAAGAACGAACAGATGTCTACACAatccttcaaattctgGATTCATCAAGATAATTTAATGGAAGTGAAAACTAATATCTTGAGACGTTTGCCAGTGTTAGTCTATGCTCAAGCACCCTCTGAGAACGAAGACTTGATCGATAGATTGGAGTCtaatcttttgaatgacGACGGTGGTCCAGCAATGTCCAGTTCCAGTAACGAAACCGATGTGGGtcatttgaacaaaagtTTTGAACCTGTCATCTCCACGCTATATTTCGATAACGAGTTCTTCGAATTGTACAACAACAAGTTATTGAAAACCAACTCTGCTCCAACTTTGAGATTGAGATGGATTGGTAAATTGAACGACAAGCCGGACATTTTCcttgaaaagagaatgtTTGTAGACAACGaggattcttcttcgacCGATTTCGATGAAACAAGGATTAAgttgaaaccaaaattcatcaatggATTTATTTTCAACGGTGATACCGAATATAAGGAAATGATGctcaagaaattgaaggaatCCGGCTCAAGCAACGATACTaccaagaaattggaaaacaaTTTCGATTCCATCCAACAattcattcttgaaaacGAATTACAACCAGTTCTAAGAACTTTATACCAAAGAACTGCATTCCAAATTCCAGGTGATGACCGTGTAAGAATCACTATCGATTCAGATATCCTTTACATCCGTGAAGATTCCTTTGACAAGGACCGTCCAATCAGAGACCCTCATCACTGGCACAGATCTGACATTGATTCTAACGTGGCCCATCCATTGAAATTGGTTAGACCTGGCGAATACGCTAAGTTCCCATACTCTGTTATGGAAATCAAAGTGAAGACATCTGCGTCTTCTATTGCCTCATCCGAGAATGCACTAAGCGTTCTAGCCCATGGTGGTAACCAAGTGAAATGGATCGCTGATTTAGCCAATTCCCATTTGGTGAAAGAAGTGCCAAAGTTCTCCAAATACGTACAAGGTGTGGCCTCATTGTTCGGTGacgatgaaaaattggataTGTTACCATTCTGGTTACCAGACTTGGAATTCGATATCAGAAAGGATCCAAACCAGGCCTACGaggaagagaagaagaaattagaaaGACAACAGGAGCATGTCGCCAAGATGGacaagatgaagagattGTCAGTGGTAGCCGGTGGCGGAGACCAGTCTTCACCAGCTGCACCATCGACAAGTGCCTTGaacgaagaagacgaaCCTGAGGAAGACGAAGAGTCTTCCGAGGATGAAGATTCTGCTACCTTGGCCAGAAACAAAGGGAAATCAGATGcaagaaaacagaaacatcgtcatcgtcatgAACCTAACAttttcaatcttttgaCAGGTAGAGACACCACTGACAGCAAACTCACCGGTGTCGATTCtgaagacgaagaaattgaattacCACCGGGTGTCAAGAAACCAACAAGTTACATCAAGAACGCTGGTCCTGTGAAAGTCGAAGCAAAGGTATGGCTAGCCAACGAACGTACGTTCAACAAATGGCTCTCAGTGACCACTTTACTCAGTGTGTTAACCTTTTCCATCTCGAGTTCTGTGAAGAAGGCAAACATGCCATTCTTGGCCGAGTGGTTAACTTACATCTACTTTGCATTGACTGTATTTACTGGCCTATGGGCGTACCAAACCTACATCAACAGAATAAACGTCATCAGAGCCCGTAGTGGGAAACACCTTGACGCACCATTCGGACCTTTGGCCGTCTCCGTCATCGTGTCTACTACGCTAATAATCAACTTTGTCGTTGCATTCAGAGAATTAATCAGAAATGGCCACACTGATGATCCAGCTACTCCTGCGTTCATCGCTAGCGCCGTAGAAACCATCGGTAGAATCGCGGGCCCATAG
- the SDH3 gene encoding succinate dehydrogenase cytochrome b subunit SDH3 (similar to uniprot|P33421 Saccharomyces cerevisiae YKL141W SDH3 Cytochrome b subunit of succinate dehydrogenase (Sdh1p Sdh2p Sdh3p Sdh4p) which couples the oxidation of succinate to the transfer of electrons to ubiquinone and some similarites with YMR118C uniprot|Q04487 Saccharomyces cerevisiae YMR118C Hypothetical ORF, member of GLR.231), which translates to MFKNVLKPGIVSGLRPQVMTSNTRGLMASFIRRQSNVVTKKTTAQEEYELLVSQRKVRPVSPHLTIYQPQLTWYLSSVHRVSGVFLGLAFYAVTIAFGVSTVFGLGMSTENLVQFYNEKIPSWIDLTAKAGFAYLFAFHFGNGIRHLIWDTGKELTLKGVYRTGYAVLGLTAIMGSYLLTW; encoded by the coding sequence ATGTTCAAAAACGTTTTGAAACCAGGAATTGTTAGTGGTCTAAGACCCCAAGTTATGACCTCAAACACAAGAGGTTTGATGGCTTCTTTTATTCGTCGTCAGTCTAATGTCGTCACCAAGAAGACTACGGCTCAAGAAGAGTACGAGTTGCTAGTTTCTCAGAGAAAAGTTAGACCAGTGTCTCCTCATTTGACCATTTATCAACCACAATTGACATGGTATTTATCGTCCGTGCATCGTGTTTCCGGTGTTTTCTTGGGTCTAGCGTTCTATGCAGTAACTATTGCGTTCGGTGTTTCCACTGTGTTCGGTCTAGGAATGTCCACAGAGaatttggttcaatttTATAACGAAAAGATCCCATCCTGGATTGATTTGACCGCAAAGGCTGGGTTCGCATACTTGTTTGCATTCCATTTCGGTAACGGTATCAGACATCTGATCTGGGATACCGGTAAAGAGTTGACCTTGAAAGGTGTCTACAGAACAGGTTACGCTGTGCTAGGATTGACTGCTATCATGGGTTCTTACCTATTAACATGGTAA